The Gordonia mangrovi genome includes the window GGCTCGAACGTCGCGCCGGGTACCGACCACCAGGCCAGCGCGGTCCCGCCCAGCAGCAGTCCCAAGGCGAGGATCGTGGTCCATGCCCGCACCGGATCACCCCGCACATGGGTCAGTACGGCCAGGTCTACCGCCAAGATCAGGAAGGCGGCACCGAACCCGATCCAACTCCACACCGAGGCAATGCTCCAGCAGGTCCCCACCGTGACGACCACATAGATCACGCCCAGGACGAGCAGCGCACGCACCACCAGCGGCGAGCGCAGCCCGAACAGGTCGGTGGTGTCGTCGACCGTCGGGCCGGCCGATGCGCGCCGCGCGATGTCAGGCCCGACCATCACGCATCAGCTCCGTCGACGGTGCAGGTGCGGCCGGTTGGTCGGGTCCCATCGCAGCACCACCGTGGTGCCGTGTCCCGGCGTGCTGTGCACCACGGCCGAACCACCGGGCACCGATGCCATCCGCCGGCGGATACCGAACGTCAGCCCGAGCCGTTCCGGACGAACCTCCGTCTCGTCGAAGCCGCAGCCGTCGTCGACGACGGCGAGCATGGTCGAGGTCTCACCGAGGTCGCCGACGACCAGGCCGGAGGCGTCGTCGCCGGCATGGCGCGCCTGGTTGCGGATCGCCTCGGCCATCGCGTCGATCATGGCGGCCGCGACCTCGGCGGGATAGCGCAGTGCCGAACCGGATGCGATCGACAGTTCCTGCTCCACCGCCACTCCGGTCGATCGGATCGCCATTCTGATCCGCCGAGCGAACTCGTCGGTGTCGAGCGTCCGGGGCATCGCGTCATCGTCGTCGCGACGATCGAGTTCCTGTACGGCCGACACCGCCTGCGCCACCAGCCTCCCGGATGGCCGGCCGACGTCGATGGCGAGCAGGATCGCGATCACCTTGTCGTGGATCAACGCAGCGAACCGTGCGCGTTCGGCCTCCTCGGCGGCCGCCGCCGACGACGCGGCCGCCGACTCGATCGCGCTCGCGCGGGTGTCGTCGAGGAGTTGCGCGGTTCGTGCCGTCACCACCGCAACGGCCAGGAACACCACTGTCAGGGCGATGGTCAACAGTGAACCCAGGTACAGCTCGGCTCGGATCTGCCCGGTCAGACCCAGCTGGTTGGCGGTCTGCGTCAAGATCGTCGCGCCGACGATGTAGGCCAGCGCGACGCGCGGATGGCCACTCAATCCGAACAGCAGACCCGGCACCCCGGGGAACTGCACCAGCCACACACTCCAGGTGGTTCCGTCGGCGGCGACATCACCGGACCAGGCCGCGAACCACAGCGCGGTGGCCAGGAGGAGGCCGCCGCTGCACGCCGTGGCCAGCATGGTCAGGTGGGTCAGGCGGGGCCGGTAGGTGGCGACGATGACGAGCACCGCCGGCAGCGCCACCAACAGGACACTCGCCGGTGGCCACCACGCGGCGGTCACCTCGACCTGCGACGCGATCAGCGGGGTCAATGCCGCCGGGAAGATCAGCAGGCCGGCACCGACGAATCGGGCGCCGAAACGCCGGATGCGTGCCAGATCGGAGTCGTCGGCCGGCCCGATCAGCCGCCGGCGCCAGGCCGGCCACCACGCCTGGTGTCTCGGCGTGGTGGCGATCGTCGCTGCCGCGGCCACTGCCTCACCCGGTCTCGTCTGACGTGTCTCGGTCACGAGCTTGCCACGCGTCGGCCTGGCCACCGCACCCACCCGGTTTCCGGTCGGTCGGCGACCAGCAGCACCATCGCACCCCACGGTGGCAGTCGGACCTCGACGAGCCCGTCGTCGGCGACCGGCAGCCATTCGCCGGACAACCGATCGACCATCCGCCGGCCCGCCGGCGCGCTCTCGGGATCGTCCTGCGACGGCTCGAACAGCTCGGGTCTGACGTGCCCCGCCACCTCGGCGCCCAGGGTGTTCACCACGATCAGCCAACTCCGCTCGGCACGGCGCGTCCAGGCGAGCACACCGGGCGCCGACTCGGAGGTGTCACACCACCGACAACTCCCCGTCCGGAACGCCTCGTCGCGCAGGATGCCGAGCAGCGCGCGGTAGAACAGTGCTCGCTCCACATCGACCGGCTCGTCGTGGCTGCGGCCGAGTTGGACCGGCAGGCGACGTCGGCGGCCGGTGAGCTGGCCGTGATGAATCAGCCGGGCTCCGGGCACGGTGAGAGTCACCACCGCGGCCTGCCGGTCACGGTCGCCGAAGGCCTCCGGCGCGCGTGGCTCGTCGTGGTTCTCGATGAACCGCAGTGCGGTGACCGGCGTGCGATCGTGGTCGGTCGTCCGCAGCCGACGCCCCAGCAGGTCGGGCTGATCGCGCAGGATGTCGTAGAGCGTCTTGTCGTAGCAGTGGTCGAAGCCCTGCGCGACCAGCGCGGCCTCGGTATCCCAGTACGCCTCGGCGATGAACACGAACTGCGGGTGTTCGGCCCGAACGGTGTCGATGATGTCCGGCCAGAACTCGTCGGTGGGTGCCGGGCCCGCCCGCGTACCCCAGGTCTGCGCGAAGATCTCGTTCATCAGCAGCATCGCCATGTCGCAGCGCACGCCGTCACACTGCGTCGCGATCCGACGTAGTTCGGCGGCAGTGGCCGTGCGCACGCGCGGATCGAAGGCATTGAGCTGCAGCACATCGGTCCACGCCGGGAAATGCGGGTCGCGGCCGTGCGCGACCACCCGATCGCCGATTTCGGTGAACCTGCCGTCGTCGGTGGCGAGATCGGCCCGGTCTCCCCCGACGAACCAGGACGGATGTCGATGGACCCACGGGTGATCGAGGGCCAGGTGGTTGGGAACGTAGTCGAGGAACAGCGCCACTCCGCGGTCGGCGAGGGCTCGCCGCGCGGTCGCCAGAGCGTCGGGTCCGCCGAGATGATCGTCGACGACGTACTCGCGCACCGCATACGGCGATCCGACGATGTCGTCGGCCCGCAGGTCCGGCATCGTCTCGGCGAACCAGTCCATCAGCGGGCGATCACCGCGGGCGATCTCGACTCCGCGTGCGCTGCGCCGCCACACCCCCATCAGCCAGACGGCGTCGAACCCGGCCGCGGCGATGGAGTCCCAGATCTCGTCGGGCACGCCGGCCAACGTGAGTGGCTTCCGACGACCATCGGGGTGGAACCGGTCGGCCAGTTCGGCGAGCCACACCCAGGTGTTGATCTCATAGATGAGGGGCGACGGCGCACGCCCACGGCGCTCGGTGCCGGACCCGGATGACCGGTCCGTCATCGGCGCCACCGGTGCACGCCACTGGACCGCAACCGCACATGTCCGTCATCGGACCTGCCTGCCGCCGCCTCGTCCTGCGGATACCGGCGGGCCACCGGACCGGCGGTCGCTCCGTGCAGCACCACACTGGCCAGCACGGTCACCCCGATCGCCGCGACCGCGGCCTGCGCACTGGGGTCGGTGCCGAGTTGTTCGACACCGAGCAGGGCGAACACCACCGATGCCAGACCGCGCGGGCCGAACCAGCCCAGGATCAACACATCACGGGTCGGCAGACCCGCGCCGAGCAACGACACCGCGACCGGGACCATCCGGAACACGGTGAGGCTCAGCAGCGCGTACCCGGCCATGAGCGCCAGATCGCCGGCCTCGACGACGTGGAATGCCAGGGGCATCAGAATGGCGCCGAACAGGAACCACACCACCAGGGCGAGCAACTCACCGCCGAGTTCGGGCAGCACCTCCAGGACGGTGGAGTCCTCCCGGCGGCTGCGGCCCGCGTCGGTCGCCGCGTTCCCGGTCGTGGCCTTCGTGGTCGTGGCCTTCCTGGTCGCAGCGTCCTCGACGCGGTCGCGGTCGAGGACGTATCCGAATGTCATGCCGGCGACGAATGCGGCGATGAATCCGTTGCCCTCGATGGTGACCGCCAGGACGAAGACGCCGACCGCGACGGCCAGCGCCGCGATCTGCCGGGTCTTGGGTGACGAGAGGTCTCGTGACGCGGAGACGTTGATCGCCCACGCACCGAATCCCCCGACGACGAGCCCGGTCGCCACGCCTACGGCCAGCTCTATGCCGGCCTCGCCGAGCGTGATGCCCTCGGCGCCACCCACGCCCAGCGCGGTCGCCGCCAGCGCGATCGCCAATGTCACCACCGGCGTGGCGATCCCGTCGTTGAGCCCGCTCTCCACGTTCAGCGACAGCCGGAGGCGTCGCGGGATGCGTTCGTCGTCGATCACCTGCACGCTCAACGCCGCGTCGGTGGGGGCCAGGGCGGCACCGACGAACAACGCCAACCCCCAACCGAACTGGCCGAAGAGCACCTCCGCGCCGACGGTGCCCAGCGCGATCGTCAAGGGCAAGCCCACCAGCAGCAACCGCGCCGGCAGTCGCACAGCCCGGCGCAGCCTGCCGACGTCGACCCGCGAGGCGTCGGTGAACAGCACCAGACCCAACGTCAGTTCCGCGAGGGTGTGCACGATGGAGGTGTCGACGTCGACCGTCAGCAGGCCCCAGTCGGGGTTGGCGAGCAGGTAGCCGGCCACCACGAACAACAGTGGGCCGGTGACGTCGTGGCGGGTCAGCAACCGCGACAGTACCGCCCACAGCAGCACCAGCAGGCAGATGACGGTGATGGCGGAGTCGGTCATGAGGCACCCGCGGACCGACCCATGAGCATGGTCGGATTATGCCGCAGCCGACAACACGCCGCCCGGTGCCCGGCGTCGTCAGCCTGACGACGCCGAGCGGCCCGCTCCCCTGAAGGGAACGGGCCGCTCGGTGTACTTCTCGCGTCGGAGAACGCCTTACTTGGCCTTCTCCAGCACCTCGACGATGCGCCAGTGCTTGGTCGCCGACAGCGGGCGGGTCTCCATGATCCGCACGCGGT containing:
- a CDS encoding ATP-binding protein, with the translated sequence MTETRQTRPGEAVAAAATIATTPRHQAWWPAWRRRLIGPADDSDLARIRRFGARFVGAGLLIFPAALTPLIASQVEVTAAWWPPASVLLVALPAVLVIVATYRPRLTHLTMLATACSGGLLLATALWFAAWSGDVAADGTTWSVWLVQFPGVPGLLFGLSGHPRVALAYIVGATILTQTANQLGLTGQIRAELYLGSLLTIALTVVFLAVAVVTARTAQLLDDTRASAIESAAASSAAAAEEAERARFAALIHDKVIAILLAIDVGRPSGRLVAQAVSAVQELDRRDDDDAMPRTLDTDEFARRIRMAIRSTGVAVEQELSIASGSALRYPAEVAAAMIDAMAEAIRNQARHAGDDASGLVVGDLGETSTMLAVVDDGCGFDETEVRPERLGLTFGIRRRMASVPGGSAVVHSTPGHGTTVVLRWDPTNRPHLHRRRS
- a CDS encoding alpha-amylase family glycosyl hydrolase; protein product: MTDRSSGSGTERRGRAPSPLIYEINTWVWLAELADRFHPDGRRKPLTLAGVPDEIWDSIAAAGFDAVWLMGVWRRSARGVEIARGDRPLMDWFAETMPDLRADDIVGSPYAVREYVVDDHLGGPDALATARRALADRGVALFLDYVPNHLALDHPWVHRHPSWFVGGDRADLATDDGRFTEIGDRVVAHGRDPHFPAWTDVLQLNAFDPRVRTATAAELRRIATQCDGVRCDMAMLLMNEIFAQTWGTRAGPAPTDEFWPDIIDTVRAEHPQFVFIAEAYWDTEAALVAQGFDHCYDKTLYDILRDQPDLLGRRLRTTDHDRTPVTALRFIENHDEPRAPEAFGDRDRQAAVVTLTVPGARLIHHGQLTGRRRRLPVQLGRSHDEPVDVERALFYRALLGILRDEAFRTGSCRWCDTSESAPGVLAWTRRAERSWLIVVNTLGAEVAGHVRPELFEPSQDDPESAPAGRRMVDRLSGEWLPVADDGLVEVRLPPWGAMVLLVADRPETGWVRWPGRRVASS
- a CDS encoding cation:proton antiporter; its protein translation is MTDSAITVICLLVLLWAVLSRLLTRHDVTGPLLFVVAGYLLANPDWGLLTVDVDTSIVHTLAELTLGLVLFTDASRVDVGRLRRAVRLPARLLLVGLPLTIALGTVGAEVLFGQFGWGLALFVGAALAPTDAALSVQVIDDERIPRRLRLSLNVESGLNDGIATPVVTLAIALAATALGVGGAEGITLGEAGIELAVGVATGLVVGGFGAWAINVSASRDLSSPKTRQIAALAVAVGVFVLAVTIEGNGFIAAFVAGMTFGYVLDRDRVEDAATRKATTTKATTGNAATDAGRSRREDSTVLEVLPELGGELLALVVWFLFGAILMPLAFHVVEAGDLALMAGYALLSLTVFRMVPVAVSLLGAGLPTRDVLILGWFGPRGLASVVFALLGVEQLGTDPSAQAAVAAIGVTVLASVVLHGATAGPVARRYPQDEAAAGRSDDGHVRLRSSGVHRWRR